The genomic interval TGGTGTAGCTTCCCCGGCGTATCTGCCGTGTCGTGATCGCCGCAAAGAAGCGCTCGACGAGGTTCAGCCAGGATGCGCTGGTGGGCGTGAAGTGGAGCTTGAAGCGCGCATGCTTCTCCAGCCAAGCCTTCACCTCCGGCGTTTTGTGGGTCGCGTAATTGTCGAGGACCAGATGAACGTCGCGGGATTTGGGGACGATGCGCTCGATGCGGCGCAAGAAGGCCAGGAACTCCTTCGCGCGGTGGCGCGGCATGCAGTCTCCGATAACCATTCCCGATTTCACATCGAGCGCGGCGAACAGCGTGGTCGTGCCGTGCCGCTTGTAATCATGCGTCATGGTAGCAGCGCGGCCCCTCTTGAGCGGCAGCCCGGGCTGCGTTCTGTCGAGGGCCTGAATTTGTGATTTCTCATCCACGCACAGCACCACCGCGCGATCGGGAGGATCGAGGTAGAGCCCCACGATATCCGTTACCTTCTCCTCGAATAGAGGGTCGTTCGACACTTTGAACCCGTGCGCCAGGTGCGGTTTGAGGCCTGCCTCCGCCCAGATGCGCCCTACGCTTGATGGGGAAATGCCAACTGCTTCGGCCATCATGCTGCGGCTCCAATGTGTGGCGTTGGGCGGTGTCTCCTGCACCGTCTTTGCAATCACTGCGAGCCGCGTTTCCTGAGACAACGGGGGCACGCGAGACGGCCGCGTCTTGTCTCGCTTGAGGCCCGCGACCCCCTCGTCGAGATACCGCTGCTGCCAGCGCCAAACCGTGGGCTTTGAAGTCGCGGCACGCCGCATGATTTCGTTGGTCCCGAAGCCATCGGCAGTCGCCAAGACGATCTCCGCCCGCCACACAA from bacterium carries:
- a CDS encoding IS630 family transposase, with protein sequence MRRDDLCLYLGPADRAQLQALLTDRNTPRKIVWRAEIVLATADGFGTNEIMRRAATSKPTVWRWQQRYLDEGVAGLKRDKTRPSRVPPLSQETRLAVIAKTVQETPPNATHWSRSMMAEAVGISPSSVGRIWAEAGLKPHLAHGFKVSNDPLFEEKVTDIVGLYLDPPDRAVVLCVDEKSQIQALDRTQPGLPLKRGRAATMTHDYKRHGTTTLFAALDVKSGMVIGDCMPRHRAKEFLAFLRRIERIVPKSRDVHLVLDNYATHKTPEVKAWLEKHARFKLHFTPTSASWLNLVERFFAAITTRQIRRGSYTSVDDLETAIYEYLAHHNAKPKPFVWSKSAEDILARERRALDALDTIRGSR